TGATGCTGCAGGATCAGCTTTTCACCGACTCAGAACTGCATCCTTTTCCAAGGGCTGGATAGGTGCAAAATCTCAGTTAAATCAAGGGGTCATACCAACATACGCTACCAAGGATAGCAACAGGTACCTTAAGACCCCAATTTTGCTTTGCTGCCCGAAATGGTGCAGCCCGAAGCGATTTTTGCAAATCTTGAAAACACCCTCAATGGTCCACCTCCGACGACCTGTACGACGAATATTGTCCGGAGTCATCTTCTCGGTGGAGAGCACGTAGCGTTTTTCCCAGCCTCCATTTCTCTCTAGCCACACCCAGGAAAAGTAGATTGGAATGGGGATTTGCTCTTGCTGCACGTCTTTCAAATAGATGGTTCTGGTCCGAAACGGGTACTGACTTAGCTTTTTGCCCTCGGTGGTCTTTCGGGTACTCCGGGTGCCCACAATGCACGAGTAGCCCAGTTGGTGTACGCCCACCATGAACATGGCAGCATCGAACCCACCGTCGGCCAGCACCCGGACCTTGAATCCTTTGCTGAGCGTCCCTGGGAACGTCTGAATCATTCTCAGGGCATGCACCGTGGGACTTTTTGACCCTTTGCCGTGCCAGATACGAAAACTCCACGGGAAGCAGTGCGGACCAATCTTGACGCACAACACCACCAGATGCAGACCACGAGCATTTTTGAGGACGTGCAGCCAGCCTTGTAGCCCTCTAAATTTGCCCCGTTTCTCCAGGGTGGTGAGATCCACAATCAATTCCAGATGGTGTTTCCTGCCTTTTCTCCCCTGGTAGGTTTGGACGATGTCCGTGACTTGCTGCCGGGTGTTTCGGATCAGCTGTCGGGTGTCCCAGCGATAGTGGTTGAAAACCGGCTGATCGCACTCTCTGATTTGAGCTTGGAGTAGTGTGGCAAGGGTTTTCCGGTGGCACCGAGGAAAAGGACCATCAGGGCTTTAAAGGTATGCTGCTGGTGGGGGGTGAAAATCTCCTGCAGCTTATGGAAGAATGTTTTTGCGTGGTGCTTCATGACAACCCCACTTTGGGGGAACACCACGCTTTTTTTGTCCCTAACGCATTTTTATGCTGTCTGAGTAGGGTTTGTCTCTACTGCAAGATGTGAGTAGAGTTCTCTGAAATCCAGCTGCTGCAAGAAGCTCTCAAATTCATCGCGAAAACGCATAGCGGGAGCGGGCTGGGAAAAAACAGCTTGAGCGATGTGTCGGGTGGTCTTGGGGATCATGGGGACCGGATGAGGTTTCAGTGACATAGCCCAGTTTGGAACTTTCAGTGTTTATCTTCTGCCAGATGGGCAACAGGTAGGTCGAATTCGCCAACAGAGTCGGTAAGTTCTTGAGGCCTTCTGCCCTTACAACGTTCAGAACGCATATTTTCTAATTTTGATTGTGCCAAAACCCATGCCACAATCAAAAAACGCCAGAATCTCATACGTTTTTGTCAGTGGTGAAAGTGGAAATTCGTTGTCCCACACGAGATTACTAAAAACAAACCTAAATTGAGGACAAAAGGGTGGCGCGGAAGAATGGCGTTCTGAACGATAGATTTTTCAGTTTATCCAAAACGTCTTTAACAATGGGACAACCCCTAATACAACATTTTAAAACTGGATGTGCCAGCAGCCAGGGGATGGTCTGAGGTGTTTTTCAACACAGCTGTCAGCCGTGTTGGAGTGGAAGCAGAACGTCCGGGTTTCACCGTGAACTGCCAGAGTTGCAGTTGCTGTCTGGAAGGGGCCGCTTCTGATTCAAAGCTCCTGAGGCTCAGGCTTCGAATCGGCCGGTTCCAGGGGCCTGTGATGTCCAGTACCCGGATGTCTCCATTCCAGCTCACCTGGTCTCCCAGCAAGCGGGCAAGTCCAGCAATGGGCACCAGATAAGCCTTGCCCTGAGGTTTGAGTGGGGCAGGCATCAGGGTGTCATGTCCATCCCAGTGGACTTTTGCAGCATGTTCATGCAGCACCACTTCATGGCCGTTGGCTCGCACGGTCAGGGCCCCTGGTTCCTTTTCTTCGACCTGCCAGCCCAGCAACCTTGCTGCCGGGTGCAGCGAGGCCCAGAAGATGCCTTTGCCATCCACCGCAGGGACCATTGGGTCCGTGAAAAGCACCTCCAGGTTGTGGTTGATGCGCAAATGGGCCTGAGGCCCCTTGGGGGTGGCCTGGGCTGTCCATAGGACAGTGCTGAGACACAACAGCAAGGTGGGAACAATGGGTTTCAAACTTACCTCCGGGTGTCCACCGTGACGATGTCATCGCAAATGGTCAAGACTGATCTATCATATGAATTTAAAGATGAGTGATTTAAGTTTTATGACATTTTTTATGAACCATGACTGTGATTAAGGGATAATTCTGATCTCAAAATGAAACCTCAGGTGGCAATGAAATGATTGTTCTTAATGTTGTAACCAGGCTTCATTTCTACACTTTTGAAATTCTGTTGTCATGTGGGTTTGCTGAAATCATCCTGCAGCATAGGGCTGGCCTGGGGTAGCCACGTCCAGCCCAGCCTTTTCAAACTTGTTTGTTCAATGGAGGGTTGCTCACGACGGTCCACAAACGGTGGGTTTCGATCTGGTGCACCATCATATCTCGGCTCCAACCGTGCGTGAGGGTGGCTTGCATGTAATAATCCCGTTCCTGAGGGTCTTTGACTTTGTCCAGGAGGGTGGTGTTGTGGTATCAGGTCAATTGTGCAGGCGACGCCTGCACAATTTCTTCACTGGGGTAGGTTTGAGCGAAAAGTCATGTACTGCAGGTTGCGGCGTCCAAATCCCGTCATGCCCGGGAAGGCTGCTTTGAGGTCTATGGCGAGGTGGTCCACCCCATGGGTTCCCCAGCCATGTTCCTGCTGCAAAAACAAAATGGTTTTGCCGATTTTCCAATAGAGCATCAAGAGTTGCTGATTCACTTTGAGTAGGGCTTGAAGCTGGGACGTTTGCACCTGCCGTTTCAATTCAGCGAGGGTTTGCTGCTAAGCCTGTTCGGAGAGGTCAGCCATGGTTCCGGGGTCATCTTACCTGTTTCCTTCTGACAGAAGGGTGGAGCCTATTCTGTGGTTGTGGAAGCTCCCTGCAGAAGTGACTTGTGCCCATTTTTTTACGGCGGTTTTTCAAAAAGGCCGTAAAATGGTCACAATGGGTCAGATGGAACTTTTCACCTTTTTGAAGCCAATGGAGGGTATCTGACCACCCAGGAGGCCAGAAAAGCAGGTTTCCACAACCAGCAGTTGCGCAGGCTCTTGCAACACCATGTGTTTGAACAGCCCCATCCTGGCGTGTACTGTTTGGTCAACCACCCTCCCACCAACCATGAGGATGTGCTGGAAGTTCAGATGCGGGTGGAAGACGCCGGATTGTGTCTGCTTTCCGCACCTGCTGATCTGCATGCCCCTGAAATGGAGAGGGGGCGTGATCACCCTGTTTGGGCCTATTGAACGTTTTGCACTGGGGAAGCAGGAATCCATGGAAAAATGGGACCATGATGCATGACCCTGCCAGGAGGCACATGTGAAGGTTTTGACTTACGTGGGACTCGACACCTCAAAAGTGAAAAAACAATTCCAGAAGGTCAAAGGCCTGATCGAACAGGGGGATTTCCGCAGTCCGGACGTCAAGAAGCTTGCCCAGGGGAACTACCACCGGGCCAAACTGGATGACACCAACCGACTGCTCCTCACGTTCATGAAACACCAGGGGGAAACCGTGTGCCTGGCCCTGGAAGTCATCCACCAGCACCGCTACGAGAAATCCCGTTTCCTCAGGGGAAAGGTGGTGGATGAAAGCAAAATTGTGGACACCACCCCGGAAGACCTGCAGGGAGCATTGCCGGTCCTCAGATACGTCAACCCCGCTGCTGCCAGTTTTCACCTGCTGGACAAGGTGATTTCGTTTGATGACCTGCAAAACCAGGTGTACCAGACCCGACCCCCCTTGATTGTGGTGGGCTCGGCGGGCTCCGGCAAGACCGCCCTGACCCTGGAGAAGCTCAAAGGGGTCACGGGGAATGTCCTGTACGTGACCCTTTCCCCTTACCTGGCCCAGAGTGCCAGCGACCTGTACTTTTCCCATGGTTTTGAACCTGTGGATCAGGAACCCCTGTTCCTGTCGTACCGGGAATTTCTGGAGATCCTGCAGGTCCCAGAAGGCCGGGAAGTCACCTTTCAGGCGTTTCAGGGCTGGTTTCAGGGCCACCGGCAAACCTACCGTTTCACCGATGCCCACCAGCTCTTTGAGGAGATCCGGGGGGTGATCACCAGCCGGGAAGCTGGGACCCTCTCCCTGCAGGACTACCTGGACCTCGGGGTGAAGCAGTCCATTTACCCTGTGGAGCACCGCAGGGAAGTGCATGCCCTCTTTGAGAAGTACCGGTCCTGGCTTGGCGCCAGTGGCCTGTTTGACCCCAACCTGGTGTCTTTTGAGTGGCAACAAAAAGCACAGCCCACCTTTGATTTCGTGGTGGTGGATGAGGTGCAGGACTTCACCCGGGTGCAACTTGCCCTGATCCTCCGCACCCTCAAAACCAGGGGGCAGTTCCTGTTGTGTGGGGATTCCAACCAGATTGTGCACCCCAATTTCTTTTCCTGGTCGGCGGTGAAAAGCCTGTTCTGGGAGGATGAGGAGCTGGCTTCAGGCCAGCAGTTCTCGGTCCTGAAAGTCAACTTCCGCAACGCCCGGGAGGTGACCCGCACCGCCAACACCCTCCTGAAAATCAAACACCGCCGGTTTGGTTCGGTGGACCGGGAAAGCAACTTCCTGGTGGAAAGCGTGATTGAAGATTCGGGTCGGGTGGAGTCCCTGCCAGACCGGGACCCGGTGAAAAAAGCCCTCAACGAGCAGATCAAGGGTTCCACCGAGTATGCGGTGCTGGTCCTCAGGGAAGAAGACAAACTGAAAGCCCGTCAGCACTTCCAGACCCCGCTGGTGTTCAGCGTGCATGAAGCCAAGGGGCTGGAGTACCCCAACATCATTCTGTACAACTTCATTTCACTCAATCGCCAGGACTTCCTGGAGATTGTCGAGGGGGTCACCAAAGAGGACCTGCAGGTGGACACCCTCACCTACAAACGGGGCAAGGACAAGACCGACAAGAGTCTGGAGATCTATAAGTTCTACATCAACGCCCTGTATGTGGCGGTCACCCGGGCCACCGAGTCGGTCCTCCTGATTGAAGGGGACCAGAACCACCCCCTCTTGACCCTGCTGGATGTGCAGGTCAGGGCAGACCTCGGGAAACTCAACACCCGTGCAGCCAGCCGGGAAGATTGGGAGAAAGAAGCCGCACGGCTGGAGCTGCAAGGCAAGCAGGAACAGGCAGATCGGATCCGCAGCGAGGTGCTCAAGGTCAAGAAAGTGCCCTGGGAGGTGTGGAACGAGGAAAACATCACCGCGCTGAAGCAGAAAGCCTTTGATCCCAAGAACACCTCCAACAAGCCTGCACGTGCCCTGATGGATTACGCGGTGTGGACGTATGACCACTCCTTGCTGAGAAGGCTCGGCACAGAAGGCAAGCTGCCCCTTGCTGCTGGACTTTACCCACCGGACCTGGCACACCACCTGGAAGACCACCCTTACGCCGAAGCCACTTCCATCTTCCAGCAGGACATTCAGAAATTCCGCAAGGGCCTCTTTGACCGGTACCTGGCCAGTTTCTCAGGCAAGAATTTCAAAAGTGTCCTGTGGGACTGCGACAATTACGGGGTGGATTACCGCACCCCCGTGAACTGGACACCCCTGATGGTGGCGGCTTACCAGGGGAACATCTCCCTGATGGACACCCTGCTGGAGCGTGGGGCACGGGTGCACCTCACTGATGTTACGGGTCAGACAGCGTTCCTGATCGCCATGGCCCGGGTCCTGCAAGACCGCGAATATGCTGCTGGACCTTTTGGAGAGGTGTATGGCAGATTGGCCCCCAGCCATTTTGACGTGCAGGTGGAGGGCCGACTGATCCGCATTGACCGACAGATGGGGGAGTACTTCCCCTTGGTGGCCATGCTCGCCCTGCTGCCACAACTGTCGTCCACCCTGTCCAGTTTGCCTGATCTTTCCAAA
The Deinococcus roseus genome window above contains:
- a CDS encoding transposase, which produces MDLTTLEKRGKFRGLQGWLHVLKNARGLHLVVLCVKIGPHCFPWSFRIWHGKGSKSPTVHALRMIQTFPGTLSKGFKVRVLADGGFDAAMFMVGVHQLGYSCIVGTRSTRKTTEGKKLSQYPFRTRTIYLKDVQQEQIPIPIYFSWVWLERNGGWEKRYVLSTEKMTPDNIRRTGRRRWTIEGVFKICKNRFGLHHFGQQSKIGVLRYLLLSLVAYVGMTP
- a CDS encoding DUF1016 N-terminal domain-containing protein, coding for MKRQVQTSQLQALLKVNQQLLMLYWKIGKTILFLQQEHGWGTHGVDHLAIDLKAAFPGMTGFGRRNLQYMTFRSNLPQ